A window of Dysidea avara chromosome 1, odDysAvar1.4, whole genome shotgun sequence genomic DNA:
TATATACAAACCTCATCAAAGTTGTCATCCCATTTTGACTCAGTTACAATGTGAGTCACTCCATCACCCATGTAGTCCACTATGTCACTAACAAACAACATCACTAGTAAAATGTGGTCATTGTTTGTATACATGTTACACATATCAATATACTAGCTACACAACAGGTCACCATATGGTACACATATCCTGTAAACTTGATGAAGGTCACCACAATTGTATAAAAGAAATTTAGCCGATAATTTTAAGGGATGCTTAATGGGAACTGGTACATcctgtatactgtacatatatactttGAAGAGAAAGTGGCCCCATTAAAATCAAAAAGCTTAAAAACCACATATAAACTAATTATACACTTACCCATCATAAGCTGTGATGTATCTCATCAACATCTTACGATAGGAGTCCGTGAAGTCACCATACAGCAAAAACCGATTTTTACTAAACAAGTTTGGCAGGTCCAACAAGGAGCGTTTGTTATCCTTGACAACAGACTTAGCAGTACCAGCTATGTACACAATAACACATAACATATCAACAACGACAAAATATGTACACAATTAATTGAGCTAAATGCAAGCAGTTGAACCACAGCAAGAAaactcaaatttcattggctacttacaggtatctaaattcTGTAGATCCTGTGTCATGTCTCAATCGATCCCTATCTCTGGGGCAATACAAAACACGACAATTACGTGCCTGTAACGTTGGCAATGCATGGGAATTTAACTCGATAGCAAGCGCCATTACAAGTTGACAGGGGCTTGTTCTACTCAAGAATGTTACACTTCTtgtgttacaagcagctgtgaaggtgCTACAGGCAGCAACaatgagctgtggtctaaattaaGTAGACATCGAAACAGTTCTACgaaatttagaaaccctcaggtgCCCTCACTTTGCTCGTgcgccacaacacagggcctttcgGGTCTCTAAATTCCGTAGAActgtttcgatgtctaactattatttgcTAGTATTTTAAacattgttaatttaaaagtgaagtagggatctatgcaataaaagtagtgaaacaagaaatgaatgatgatattacatcatagcttgatgggaaagtccctactttggcattgagcaaaattatagctaatgtgccacagtaggactttcccattgagttatgctgtaatatcatcattcatctcttgtttcactacttttattgcatagatccctacttcacttttaaattaacaatttttacaatactagtttgtttagttttttgttgtagcacaactagctagttacagcttattaaagtacgtactgtgcTAGGCCCGTAGTAGCGTGCATATAGCTTGcctttgatcgtagtagcagtagcgctcagatctatgacccgTGTCTTAGTACGATGGTCTGCGTTCTATTCACCCAGGCCGGAAGTTGTTCgaacgaacaggccctttcagttgtctggagcttagtcttgactaacaggatgaagtaatacaatttccactcgagtactatccaatcacatgaatcactCGCTGATTTCGCCATCCtgcactgagtggctgagtcagtatGTTAAGAGGAAAAAGCCATCGAGTATCAGTCCATTTCAAATCTCTTCATCGATTGCAGTCCAGACgttggcaaaagtcgaagtgacaactcagcagccttaatgtttcatgtgcaacacttgaaattataagcaccctgctctttcagcagcataagcactttctgaaataattttgtggtgtctacagaaaagtatTGATACAtaaaattaacgcctcggtatggttttgatgcttgaagaagacaaccaacctgattgaagataaaaggaaatacaatgcgcacagggcgtacactcgtcggaacccaaaaggcacatcccaccggtgagtttgttgttgtggtgtaaaatgatgactgtgcactgcttcgtttgggctctaggcttgcgactgtggtaagtgaggcagtgaggcaaaaattggagttttggcaattttttaaaattttatatccagccacctgtaagtgttttgttatatttaatgctgttttatgtattatatggactagtactattccgtaaaggtgattttcgccGCATACAATGtctgtagggtgatttttaaaggtggaattttgggcggcgtgcgaaacattcaccacaatccctacttaaacggtacgaccgtaccgtttgatactaGTTGTTAGTAATATACACCAGTACACACCTTCCTTATCATCATCCTCCTCTTCAGTACTACCACCATAAGGATCCTCCTCCATATTCTGATGAGCCTTAATCCTGTAATGTGTGAAGAATAGGATAAATCTATGCACAACCACAAATCTAGTGATCATGTGCAACAGTACATGAGTTGTTCCATATTATAAGGAGTGTGACCATTTAATAATAAACACATTAGCTGCTACAACAAATGATGAAAGCTACAGAACACTTAATACAAGGAGTGTTTATTCAGCAAATGTGCCATATGGTGTCTACATCACTGAATGGGTTGAAATCTATTGATATTTAAGAGCTGTTTGGAATACGATGTGTCTGCTTcatagtgctgtacacctacaaaatttttgtcactggttaattgcctaccaataattggcaataaccagCTAATTGGTTGGcttgtatattggcagacatgaTGCaactcaacaagcctgctggaaggtttaggggtggtaccaaagtgaccatcaacatcctgtcttgcaataacagttattacaatatgtacacatactttgaggttatgttacgatgttaacacttgtcagcaggggtaatttatgatTTACCAAGTGGGCAGGCAATAACctgtttaaaggtttcttcaccagttattggctgacctagacaacacctgttaataactggttaattggacACTGGTGTACAGCACTAATGCTTCACACATGCACATAAGTGGTAAATTTTGAGTCCATGTATATACTGTTTTCAGCTTTGATCTACCCTACCATACACAATgaattttgacatcaaaaaaacTGACGAAACgattaaattcatcaaattaaaatttgtcaaatgtttataagcaccttaaaagtacaggttttgtctacgACTtatttttgtcaacattttattcgtcaaatgtGCTGAAGTATGAGTTTGTCAATTTTttcttacatcaaaatttccttgcgtacagtACACTGGAgaatgtacatacgtatgcaATGAACTGGTAATCTTCACTGTACCACAGGTGTTTACATTCGTCATACGtacaaaataaaaatccacAAAGCAAGAGtaaaactataaacctattctAGTATTGTTAACCTAAACCCAACCTACACATGTAGTTATTCTAATACATTTACTCTTCTGTCATAATATTTATACTATATGtacgacaggaaattttgacaaagaAAGAAGTTGATTTATGAGTTAAACTTGTCGATGACTACTTTGTCAAATGTAAACACACTGTAAATACCCACAAAAGTAAACATTCAGATCTATGCTTTCTTGACTTTTGTCAGCATTTAATTCATCAAAGCTAATGAATTATGGATTAGTGAACTTGTTCTTCCATCAAAATATCCTGTCATACAGCTGTATGGTACAGCCTGTCTACAGTTCAGCCATTCATGACAGATGTAAATATACTATCATCACCTCCTAATCTCATCCTCAGTGTCCCCTCCTCCATCAGAGTCAATACTGGACACCCTAGGGCTGATCTTAGGGGAACCCCCCTCAtcatcagtggaacctccataTGGATCAACACCACTGTAAGGGAGTGAAAATAACACAATAATTGTAAAGTGGAAAGTTTCTTTGCAAATTGGCATAGTTCCTGTATCTGCCTAACtgtgattttttttattttaggcTAAGGCAAGTGATAGGACATATTACACAATGACACAGAGCTTTATCCACCTTCTTGTTGGTTCTTTTTGTTTCATTGGTGACTTGGAAATAGGGGCTTTCCCTTTTCCTTTCGCAGAATCATCACCCACTGGTGGTTTTGTGATTGGGGATTTCCCCTTTCCCCTCTTGGAAACATCACCAAGTGTGTCACCCTTACGGTAGGAGGGTGGGGAAGGTGCATATTCATCATCGGAGCTGTCATCATCATCTCGTGCTTTACCAGTCATCTGATAACTGATGACACAAACAGCAAAACACTAAACAAACACAAATCACTAACTGGTTCTATACCTGACAATTGGTAGTTTGGTTTTCTTTTTGTGACAGTCCACAATCCACTCCTTACGTACTATTACTCCACCAGCCTCCTTGACCTGGTTGAACTTTGGTGTGTTGGTGAATGCACAACTGTAAGTGATCAATGTATAATGTATTTGACAAAATGACTAAACACAAATGTTATACTTTATGATATTGTATGGTCAAAGCAACTGGAAATTCTGTTCTCTCTGTGATACATGTCTAACTATCTGAAGCAGCAAGTACACATACAGTGAAGTCCCTCTATTTCGGACAACATAATGAAGTGTCCTGAACACAGAGGTGATGGTACAAAGTATGTGCATCAATACAAATAGGACCATGGACCAATATCCCAATGTGCAGTTCAGTTAGTTGTTGTACAGATTGTGGTAGATAGGACCTTACATCTCCAGTGTGATGTTCCACACtgctatatgtgaccatctcagtgagAACCATTGGTGAAATTACACAAAttacacaaagaaaaaaaattatgtaagtTTTTACCAAGCCATTAATCAAGAAAGGAAGTGTTAAATCgattaaacctatataccaccttatttgcctactcatggggagttcgaaaatgcttgtttcatttctgtagccccaatggtttgtgtgtcacgtatgtttgtttacgatgtggtAGATGTAAACAAATCGTCACTATTtaaaaccgccttcatacaCCTACTgtagggctaaaactataccttgactGATCTGGCAAACCATGATGACCACTggaagccaaatcccaactttgCAGACTAATCCAACTGGAATCTATGGCTGCTaatgcaagcgcctgtagttcatttttagtatagtcactgtacaaatcgatttccttgtcTTTCCTCATTTCtagtgctgtaattccaaaactactcaccaaaATCGACTGAAATATTAGTGAAATATTCCTTCGGCTATGCAGAtgatgctgagaaaataaaaagagaTTCGGAAGATTAGCGACCTAGAtggtagtggtgtgcgatatcaggatttttatttcgatattacatcgatacgatattggggtaaatatcgaaatttcgatacaattatcgataatttttaattgtgtgggtggtgtaattgcgtgggcggccgatatttataaatatgcttgaaatacaatttgcaCACAAACTATTGCTAATAAGCCTAGAAGACTggcagacaagtttttaaagtggctagatagtacagaaccaaccttcatttctagcgtgattgcgcaatcacacactaaatgctgtagatttatcgaaatattcttcgacatttcgataattatcgcaaaatattatcttttcgataaatatcgaaatatgctaaagcagtatcgaaaatcgatacgataacgatatcgacaaaattatcgcgaaatcgatatttttccgatatatcgcacatcactactagATGGATTTTTGCTGaaatggtcacatatatgtatacatgaCTACAGTACTCACATGAGATGTGTACATGATGATCCCCAATCAGGTTTGTAGTGTGCTCCCAGTTCAGTAGCCTTGTCCCTCAGTTCACTCCTGTATGGGTTCTTGAAGCCACTGAGAGCAAATGTCACTCCAGACAGTATTGTACTGATATCATCATCTTTAGGAGATGACGCTGGAAGTGAAAGAAATACTGATAGTACCTTATCCAACTATGTACTTTGTCTGGTATCAAACATGCTTGCTTTCTcactcacacatacacgcacgaacgcatgtacgcacacacatatatacatccATACACTACATAtgggaacacacacacacacacacacacacacacacacacacacacacacacacacacacacacacacacacacacacacacacacacacacacacacacacacacacacacacacacacacacacacacacacacacacacacacacacacacacacacacacacacacacacacacacacacacacacacacacacacacacacacacacacacacacacacacacacacacacacacacacacacacacacacacacacacacacacacacacacagttcaaccacacacatacagagttcaaccacacacatacagagttcaaccacacacatacagagttcaaccacacacatacagagtTCAACCACACACAAGCATGCcgtgtgcatgcatatatactgtTATGGGCATGATTGGATGTGGGGAAAAGGATCAAGGTTCAGCCATGTTTTCATCTCAAAAACTCAATATTAGCTCTTaattatgcatgtgtataatacAACCACAACAATACACACAACCTTTTTGCTTCTTCTTGGGCAATTCAGAGTCCTCAGAAGGAGCACTTCTCTTAGCAACACTTTCTTCCCTAGAAGATGAGTCATCACTATGCTTTTTTGAATCCTTCGAAGAGGAATGTGACACTGGTACAGTTATTTGAGCTTCTTTTTCAGCCTCCCGAGATGCCATACGTGCTTGAGCTGCTGCCGTGGCAACAGATGATGTGCTGGTGGACTCATCTTTGTCCCTTCGTTGAAACAAACTTCCTGGAGTAAGTGTCTTAGATTCTTCTCTCAGTGAAAACCCTCCAAACGATACTGTATCAGCCTGAATGTGTGAGACAAGGCAaagtaaacacacacacacataattgcacactacacacaggttAATGCTGGTACATACACACAGGTTTATATGTAATTTCTGATCACTACACTGTAACATACATGCTGTCCTTACAGTACTAGAGAGGTCAGGAGTCTACagactacacatgcacacaagtaATACATATGTGTAGTTTATATCTACTAAAGAG
This region includes:
- the LOC136236146 gene encoding DNA repair protein XRCC1-like; the encoded protein is MPVLKFQHVYSFSSEDPNNPADNLLSEDSFRKWTCASPGEKQASVVLQLEKASLINAIDIGNDGSAFVEVLVCRSGDDGDNYEVLLVTSSFMSPAESKSWTNTNRVRMFSKEKLSKNIISQKWDRLKLVCTQPYNKAEKYGLSFVKLHSPAEVNNDEPMDTNTADTVSFGGFSLREESKTLTPGSLFQRRDKDESTSTSSVATAAAQARMASREAEKEAQITVPVSHSSSKDSKKHSDDSSSREESVAKRSAPSEDSELPKKKQKASSPKDDDISTILSGVTFALSGFKNPYRSELRDKATELGAHYKPDWGSSCTHLICAFTNTPKFNQVKEAGGVIVRKEWIVDCHKKKTKLPIVSYQMTGKARDDDDSSDDEYAPSPPSYRKGDTLGDVSKRGKGKSPITKPPVGDDSAKGKGKAPISKSPMKQKEPTRSGVDPYGGSTDDEGGSPKISPRVSSIDSDGGGDTEDEIRRIKAHQNMEEDPYGGSTEEEDDDKEAGTAKSVVKDNKRSLLDLPNLFSKNRFLLYGDFTDSYRKMLMRYITAYDGDIVDYMGDGVTHIVTESKWDDNFDEALSENSSLTFVKPKWIFACHEKQKLVPNQPYIVAPS